The Pseudomonadota bacterium genome includes a region encoding these proteins:
- a CDS encoding class II glutamine amidotransferase: MCRMTLYMGERLSIADLVTRPENSLINQSVRARERPEPLNGDGFGVAWYVDGHRRPARFRSLTPAWSNANLDELARVTSSQCILAHVRAATGGSFEVSEANCHPFRCGRFAFMHNGRIENFRRIRRPLMARLSDAGFESIRGNTDTEHVFALISEHLRGHENDSSCELLRQAICCGIREIRELVDSHAPGSHCYLNFILSDGQHAAACRYSSDPDYIDSLYINSGGGFRCDGEACWMEQGGNTRAVMISSEPLNPGPHWRAIDHNHLALVDDNLGVRLEPVSAGAVV; this comes from the coding sequence ATGTGCCGAATGACGCTCTACATGGGTGAACGGCTTTCGATTGCTGACCTGGTGACGCGACCGGAGAATTCTCTGATCAACCAGAGCGTGCGCGCTCGCGAACGGCCCGAACCGCTCAATGGGGACGGGTTCGGGGTGGCCTGGTACGTTGACGGCCACCGACGCCCCGCGCGGTTTCGATCGCTGACGCCGGCCTGGAGTAATGCCAACCTTGATGAACTGGCGCGGGTGACCAGCAGCCAGTGCATCCTGGCGCATGTTCGTGCCGCGACCGGGGGCAGCTTCGAGGTCTCGGAGGCCAACTGTCACCCGTTTCGCTGTGGTCGTTTTGCATTCATGCACAATGGCCGTATCGAGAACTTCAGGCGCATTCGGCGTCCGCTGATGGCGCGTCTGAGTGACGCGGGTTTCGAGAGCATCCGTGGCAATACCGATACTGAACACGTCTTCGCCCTGATCAGCGAGCATCTGCGCGGTCATGAAAACGATAGCAGCTGCGAACTCTTGCGTCAGGCTATCTGCTGCGGCATCAGAGAGATTCGTGAACTCGTCGACAGTCATGCGCCTGGTTCACATTGCTATCTCAACTTCATTCTGAGCGATGGACAGCATGCCGCCGCTTGTCGCTACAGCTCCGATCCTGACTATATCGACAGCCTCTACATCAACAGCGGCGGCGGCTTTCGCTGCGATGGTGAAGCGTGCTGGATGGAACAAGGCGGGAATACCCGCGCCGTAATGATCAGTTCGGAGCCGCTCAACCCGGGCCCGCACTGGCGGGCCATCGATCACAATCACCTCGCGCTGGTCGATGACAACCTTGGTGTGCGCCTGGAGCCTGTATCCGCAGGAGCCGTGGTCTGA
- a CDS encoding FMN-binding glutamate synthase family protein, translating into MVRQWFFTLSMCIIAIVAVAAWLWPPAGWCMALFGPLIALGLHDAFQTRHTVLRNFPVIGHFRYMIEGIRPEIQQYLIESNLDAYPVEREYRTLVYQRAKGDLETRPFGTQRDVYKPGYEWAAHAMAAAGELPEPPRLMIGEAQCQQPYSSSLLNISAMSFGSLSSHAILALNTAARQGGFAHNTGEGGVSRYHLDPGGDLIWQIGSGYFGCRREDGRFDADRFAESASQTSVRMIEIKLSQGAKPGSGGILPGKKVSAEVARARGLKPGQDAISPSSHSAFATPAELMEFIATLRELSGGKPVGIKFCMGRVSDWMAMCKAMTETNITPDFITVDGGEGGTGAAPLELSNSMGMPKRDALVLVSNVLVGTGLRPGIKVIVSGKILSAFHMIRALALGADGCNSARAMMFALGCIQSLRCNNNTCPTGITTQNPALVKGLVVADKAPRVERFHAQTIKAMLKLLSAMGLAHPDDLGPQHIYRRSGDLNAVRYADLYDFLEPGQLLDPQCGAASGLGPLWQQARADRWGDSW; encoded by the coding sequence ATGGTTAGACAGTGGTTCTTCACGCTCAGCATGTGCATCATCGCTATCGTTGCGGTTGCGGCCTGGCTGTGGCCGCCGGCCGGGTGGTGCATGGCGCTGTTTGGTCCGCTGATCGCGCTCGGTCTTCACGATGCCTTTCAGACCCGGCACACGGTGCTGAGGAATTTTCCGGTCATCGGCCACTTTCGATACATGATCGAGGGCATACGGCCTGAGATCCAGCAATACCTCATCGAGAGCAACCTCGACGCCTACCCGGTCGAACGGGAGTATCGCACGCTGGTCTATCAGCGCGCCAAGGGCGATCTTGAAACACGCCCCTTCGGCACCCAGCGAGACGTCTACAAGCCAGGCTATGAATGGGCTGCACACGCCATGGCAGCGGCCGGCGAACTGCCAGAGCCGCCCCGCCTGATGATCGGCGAGGCGCAGTGCCAGCAGCCCTACTCCTCGTCCCTGCTCAATATCTCGGCGATGAGCTTCGGATCCCTGTCGTCGCACGCCATTCTGGCGCTCAACACCGCTGCCCGACAAGGCGGTTTTGCGCACAACACCGGCGAAGGCGGCGTCTCACGATATCACCTCGACCCGGGCGGCGACCTGATCTGGCAGATTGGATCCGGCTACTTCGGCTGTCGTCGTGAAGATGGCCGGTTCGATGCCGATCGCTTCGCAGAAAGCGCCAGTCAAACCTCGGTCAGAATGATAGAAATCAAGCTCTCCCAGGGCGCCAAACCCGGCAGCGGCGGCATTCTGCCCGGCAAGAAAGTCAGCGCCGAAGTGGCGCGGGCGCGCGGGTTGAAGCCCGGTCAGGACGCCATTTCACCGTCATCTCACAGTGCCTTCGCCACGCCGGCCGAACTCATGGAATTCATCGCCACCTTGCGCGAACTGTCCGGCGGCAAACCGGTGGGCATCAAGTTCTGTATGGGGCGGGTATCGGACTGGATGGCCATGTGCAAGGCCATGACCGAGACGAACATCACGCCGGACTTCATCACGGTGGACGGTGGCGAGGGCGGCACCGGTGCCGCGCCGCTCGAGCTGTCCAATTCCATGGGGATGCCCAAGCGTGATGCGCTGGTGCTGGTCAGCAACGTGCTTGTCGGTACCGGCCTGAGGCCGGGCATCAAGGTCATCGTCAGCGGCAAGATCCTGAGCGCATTCCACATGATCCGCGCACTGGCATTGGGCGCCGACGGCTGCAACAGCGCCCGCGCGATGATGTTCGCGCTCGGCTGCATTCAGTCACTGCGCTGCAACAACAACACCTGCCCGACCGGGATCACGACCCAGAATCCGGCGCTGGTCAAGGGTCTGGTTGTCGCCGACAAGGCACCGAGGGTGGAGCGCTTTCACGCCCAGACCATCAAGGCCATGCTGAAGCTGCTGTCAGCCATGGGACTGGCCCATCCGGATGATCTCGGTCCGCAGCACATCTACCGACGCTCCGGTGATCTCAACGCCGTGCGCTACGCCGACCTGTACGACTTTCTCGAGCCTGGGCAGCTGCTCGACCCCCAATGTGGCGCCGCATCGGGCCTGGGCCCGCTCTGGCAGCAAGCGCGCGCGGATCGCTGGGGCGACAGCTGGTAA